The following coding sequences are from one Granulicella arctica window:
- a CDS encoding ABC transporter ATP-binding protein — MQTAIIRAERVEKYYAQPSENRIQVISPTDLSVVPGEIVALLGPSGSGKSTLLRMLTGLSTPSAGQVYWHEKPIATADVNVSIVFQSFALFPWLTVLENVEAPLKARGVEASERRKQGLRMLDTVGLDGFQGAYPKELSGGMRQRVGFARALVVEPEVLFMDEPFSALDVLTAENLRSELLELWQNKTIPTQSIFIVTHNIEEAVLLADRIIVLGRNPGHIRTDFKVGLAHPRDRKATAFTQLVDYIYKVLTQPDAKPPKLPTTPTDKPERKAHYQMLPHARPGGIAGLLELVIDHNGKDDIYRLADDLGFEIDDLLPIVDAAQLLGFLTVTEGDAAITETGSEYANSEILRQKELFRAAAIENVLLLRQIVRAIEAKSDGSVSEEFFHDILDEQFTEEETVRQLETAINWGRYAELFDFDASRRRFIQAEKLVHEPDVDDEAETGA, encoded by the coding sequence ATGCAAACAGCCATCATACGTGCAGAACGTGTAGAAAAGTACTACGCCCAACCCAGCGAGAACCGCATTCAGGTGATCTCGCCGACGGACCTGTCGGTCGTCCCGGGCGAGATTGTAGCGTTGCTGGGGCCGTCGGGCTCGGGCAAGTCGACGCTGCTTCGCATGTTGACGGGGCTATCCACGCCATCGGCCGGGCAAGTGTACTGGCATGAGAAGCCGATCGCGACGGCGGATGTGAACGTCTCGATTGTCTTTCAGAGCTTTGCGCTCTTTCCGTGGCTGACGGTGCTTGAAAACGTCGAGGCTCCGCTGAAGGCGCGTGGGGTCGAGGCGAGCGAGCGGCGAAAGCAAGGTCTGAGGATGCTGGACACGGTCGGTCTCGACGGCTTTCAGGGTGCCTATCCGAAGGAGCTTTCGGGCGGGATGCGGCAACGGGTCGGCTTTGCGCGGGCGCTGGTGGTCGAGCCGGAGGTCCTGTTTATGGACGAGCCGTTCTCGGCGCTGGACGTGCTGACGGCGGAGAATCTGCGTTCTGAACTGCTGGAGCTGTGGCAGAACAAGACGATCCCTACGCAGTCGATCTTTATCGTGACGCACAACATTGAAGAGGCGGTGCTGCTGGCAGACCGGATCATTGTGCTGGGGCGGAACCCGGGGCACATTCGGACGGACTTCAAGGTCGGGCTGGCACATCCTCGCGACCGCAAGGCGACGGCGTTTACGCAGCTTGTCGACTACATCTACAAGGTGCTGACGCAGCCGGATGCGAAGCCGCCGAAGCTGCCGACGACGCCTACGGACAAGCCGGAGCGCAAGGCGCACTACCAGATGCTGCCTCATGCGCGTCCGGGTGGCATTGCGGGTCTGCTGGAGCTGGTGATCGACCATAACGGCAAGGACGATATCTATCGTCTGGCGGACGATTTGGGGTTTGAGATCGACGATCTATTGCCGATTGTGGATGCGGCTCAGCTGCTGGGCTTCCTGACGGTGACCGAGGGCGACGCAGCGATCACGGAGACGGGATCGGAGTATGCGAACTCGGAGATTCTACGACAGAAGGAGCTGTTCCGAGCAGCGGCGATCGAGAATGTGCTGCTGCTGCGGCAGATTGTGCGTGCTATCGAGGCGAAGAGCGATGGCTCGGTGTCGGAGGAGTTCTTCCACGACATTCTGGACGAGCAGTTCACCGAGGAAGAGACGGTGCGGCAGCTCGAGACGGCGATCAACTGGGGCCGGTACGCCGAGCTGTTCGACTTCGATGCGTCACGGCGACGGTTCATACAGGCGGAGAAGCTGGTCCATGAGCCCGACGTCGACGACGAGGCGGAGACGGGCGCATGA
- a CDS encoding response regulator: protein MPDTATTPSKPRVLVADDEQVIANTLAIILNQAGFEARAVYSGEKAVEALDTFKPDMLISDVIMTGMTGIEAAIATRNKIPTCKILLFSGQAATADLLEKAREQGHEFEILAKPVHPTDLLAKLRS, encoded by the coding sequence ATGCCAGATACAGCAACCACTCCATCGAAGCCTCGGGTACTCGTCGCCGACGACGAGCAGGTGATCGCCAATACGCTCGCGATCATCCTCAACCAGGCAGGCTTTGAAGCACGTGCCGTTTACAGTGGAGAAAAAGCTGTAGAAGCGCTTGATACCTTCAAGCCGGATATGCTCATCAGCGACGTCATCATGACCGGGATGACCGGCATCGAAGCGGCTATCGCCACCCGCAACAAGATCCCCACATGCAAGATTCTTCTCTTCTCCGGACAGGCCGCAACCGCCGATCTCCTCGAAAAGGCACGCGAACAAGGGCACGAGTTCGAAATCCTCGCCAAGCCCGTCCACCCCACCGACCTGCTCGCCAAGCTTCGTTCGTAA